The proteins below come from a single Panicum hallii strain FIL2 chromosome 7, PHallii_v3.1, whole genome shotgun sequence genomic window:
- the LOC112900064 gene encoding sec-independent protein translocase protein TATB, chloroplastic-like: MTPTASLLLPAPPFVSISDVRRLQFLPRGRRRPLLCWSGAEWGSVPVRTQMLSSFVGSRRSSRRSVICASLFGVGAPEALVIGVVALLVFGPKGLAEVARNLGKTLRAFQPTIRELQDVSREFRSTLEREIGIDEVPPSTNYRPTTTNNNEQPAADPNVKPETVPYTSEELMKVTEEQIAASAAAAWNTQPAPSQEQEAAPPTQSTNTAISGGNDGPAAPAPATESGPSEANQSEKAESERSKSV, from the exons ATGACGCCGACGGCGAGCCTCCTCCTCCCGGCTCCCCCCTTTGTCTCCATCTCCGATGTGCGCCGCCTCCAGTTCctcccgcgcggccgccgccggcctctccTCTGCTGGAGCGGCGCGGAGTGGGGTTCTGTGCCTGTGCGGACCCAGATGCTGTCTTCTTTCGTCG GGAGCAGAAGATCGAGCCGCAGAAGCGTTATCTGCGCTTCCCTGTTTGGAGTTGGAGCTCCCGAAGCACTGGTCATTGGAGTGGTCGCCTTGTTGGTGTTCGGCCCCAAGGGTCTAGCAGAG GTAGCCAGGAATTTGGGGAAGACTTTACGTGCTTTCCAACCAACCATTAGAGAGTTACAG GATGTATCAAGGGAGTTCAGAAGCACTCTTGAACGAGAAATTGGAATTGATGAGGTTCCCCCTTCCACGAATTATAGGCCCACAACCACGAATAACAACGAACAACCTGCTGCCGACCCAA ATGTTAAGCCTGAAACTGTACCTTATACTAGCGAGGAACTCATGAAAGTAACTGAAGAACAAATTGCTGCATCAGCGGCTGCTGCCTGGAATACTCAACCTGCCCCATCACAAGAGCAAG AAGCAGCACCCCCAACTCAAAGTACCAACACTGCTATATCAGGAGGTAATGATGGTCCTGCAGCTCCTGCTCCTGCAACCGAGTCTGGTCCAAGCGAAGCAAATCAGTCTGAGAAGGCGGAAAGCGAGCGAAGCAAATCAGTCTGA
- the LOC112900063 gene encoding uncharacterized protein LOC112900063 isoform X2, with translation MHQTLIRRHGTYAAQVHATSTIARYPSDGASCAEQWAVVNLTSARKQTAGHARASATELIRRRSGVATERGSASLNPWPRAGARAPARTRVSPLISPSAESRARRSAASSISPRDRAMAATERVDDEADRRRRARELLDATTPGRSIAVRRCTLALETFRGGGGGGGGLAEARALLRDALDCSNVHHPTIYRAWISMEEQAGSDAVGIRKLFGGWHCWYRKKREGGGSQNEEETRSQDEGGFWCHYIDFELRRGTAASARGVGERAVAACPRDPAVHAKYAKAELRLGCPDRARAVLLSALDAFAADAETRERLEREVTAYGDTMRRGSWRRLRGFLPFCSRRWTRPAQGYDLLAVA, from the coding sequence TAGCACGTTATCCTTCCGACGGCGCGAGTTGCGCGGAACAGTGGGCGGTCGTGAATCTGACATCTGCAAGGAAACAAACAGCCGGGCATGCACGCGCTTCCGCAACAGAACTGATTCGGAGACGGAGCGGTGTGGCAACCGAACGGGGGTCTGCCTCTTTAAATCCATGGCCGCGTGCGGGCGCCAGGGCCCCGGCGCGCACCCGCGTCTCCCCCCTCATCTCTCCCTCCGCCGAGAGCCGAGCGCGCCGATCCGCGGCGAGCTCGATCTCGCCGAGAGATCGAGCGATGGCGGCGACCGAACGGGTGGACGACGAGGccgaccggcggcggcgcgccagGGAGCTGCTGGACGCCACCACCCCGGGCCGCAGCATCGCCGTGCGCCGGTGCACGCTGGCGCTCGAGACGttccggggcggcggcggcggcggcggaggcctgGCGGAGGCGCGTGCTCTCCTCCGCGACGCGCTCGACTGCAGCAACGTGCACCACCCCACCATCTACCGCGCCTGGATCTCCATGGAGGAGCAGGCCGGCAGCGACGCCGTCGGCATAAGGAAGCTCTTCGGGGGCTGGCACTGCTGGTATCGCAAGAAGCGCGAGGGCGGCGGGAGCCAGAACGAGGAAGAAACGCGAAGCCAGGACGAGGGCGGCTTCTGGTGCCACTACATCGActtcgagctccgccgcgggaCCGCCGCGAGCGCGCGGGGCGTCGGGGAGCGCGCCGTGGCGGCGTGCCCGCGCGACCCAGCCGTGCACGCCAAGTACGCCAAGGCGGAGCTGCGCCTGGGGTGTCCCGaccgcgcccgcgccgtgctCCTGAGCGCCCTCGACGCCTTCGCCGCGGACGCCGAGACACGGGAGCGGCTGGAGCGCGAGGTGACGGCGTACGGCGACACCATGCGCCGCGGGAGCTGGAGGAGGCTTCGCGGCTTCTTGCCCTTCTGCTCCCGCCGGTGGACTCGGCCGGCACAGGGCTACGATCTGCTAGCCGTAGCGTGA
- the LOC112900063 gene encoding uncharacterized protein LOC112900063 isoform X1 produces the protein MHQTLIRRHGTYAAQVHATSTRCIYNVWDPPQSLTVSLGFDWACHGFSFLLVSHVVARYPSDGASCAEQWAVVNLTSARKQTAGHARASATELIRRRSGVATERGSASLNPWPRAGARAPARTRVSPLISPSAESRARRSAASSISPRDRAMAATERVDDEADRRRRARELLDATTPGRSIAVRRCTLALETFRGGGGGGGGLAEARALLRDALDCSNVHHPTIYRAWISMEEQAGSDAVGIRKLFGGWHCWYRKKREGGGSQNEEETRSQDEGGFWCHYIDFELRRGTAASARGVGERAVAACPRDPAVHAKYAKAELRLGCPDRARAVLLSALDAFAADAETRERLEREVTAYGDTMRRGSWRRLRGFLPFCSRRWTRPAQGYDLLAVA, from the coding sequence GATGCATTTATAATGTGTGGGATCCACCACAGTCACTAACAGTGAGTTTGGGATTTGACTGGGCATGTCACGGATTCTCTTTTCTTCTGGTATCCCACGTAGTAGCACGTTATCCTTCCGACGGCGCGAGTTGCGCGGAACAGTGGGCGGTCGTGAATCTGACATCTGCAAGGAAACAAACAGCCGGGCATGCACGCGCTTCCGCAACAGAACTGATTCGGAGACGGAGCGGTGTGGCAACCGAACGGGGGTCTGCCTCTTTAAATCCATGGCCGCGTGCGGGCGCCAGGGCCCCGGCGCGCACCCGCGTCTCCCCCCTCATCTCTCCCTCCGCCGAGAGCCGAGCGCGCCGATCCGCGGCGAGCTCGATCTCGCCGAGAGATCGAGCGATGGCGGCGACCGAACGGGTGGACGACGAGGccgaccggcggcggcgcgccagGGAGCTGCTGGACGCCACCACCCCGGGCCGCAGCATCGCCGTGCGCCGGTGCACGCTGGCGCTCGAGACGttccggggcggcggcggcggcggcggaggcctgGCGGAGGCGCGTGCTCTCCTCCGCGACGCGCTCGACTGCAGCAACGTGCACCACCCCACCATCTACCGCGCCTGGATCTCCATGGAGGAGCAGGCCGGCAGCGACGCCGTCGGCATAAGGAAGCTCTTCGGGGGCTGGCACTGCTGGTATCGCAAGAAGCGCGAGGGCGGCGGGAGCCAGAACGAGGAAGAAACGCGAAGCCAGGACGAGGGCGGCTTCTGGTGCCACTACATCGActtcgagctccgccgcgggaCCGCCGCGAGCGCGCGGGGCGTCGGGGAGCGCGCCGTGGCGGCGTGCCCGCGCGACCCAGCCGTGCACGCCAAGTACGCCAAGGCGGAGCTGCGCCTGGGGTGTCCCGaccgcgcccgcgccgtgctCCTGAGCGCCCTCGACGCCTTCGCCGCGGACGCCGAGACACGGGAGCGGCTGGAGCGCGAGGTGACGGCGTACGGCGACACCATGCGCCGCGGGAGCTGGAGGAGGCTTCGCGGCTTCTTGCCCTTCTGCTCCCGCCGGTGGACTCGGCCGGCACAGGGCTACGATCTGCTAGCCGTAGCGTGA